In one window of Macaca thibetana thibetana isolate TM-01 chromosome 5, ASM2454274v1, whole genome shotgun sequence DNA:
- the LOC126955364 gene encoding 14-3-3 protein theta-like, whose product MELIQKAKLPKCYDDMATCIKAMTKQGTKLSKEECHLLSVAYKNVVGDCRFACRVISSIKQKTDTSDKKLQLIKDYWQKVESELRSIGTTALELLDKYLIASATSPETGVFYLKMKGGYFQYLAEVACGENQKQMTDNFQGAYQEAFDISKKEIQSTHPICLGLAVNFSVFYYEIHNHPELACTLAKMAFDEAIAELDTLNEDSYKDSTLIMQLLRDNLTLWTSDSEREECDAAEGAETKPMVPSFFPSIKLFTHLHSLFHLDFL is encoded by the coding sequence ATGGAGCTGATCCAGAAGGCCAAGTTGCCCAAGTGCTATGATGATATGGCTACCTGCATAAAGGCCATGACCAAGCAGGGCACCAAGCTGTCCAAGGAGGAGTGCCACCTGCTTTCCGTGGCCTACAAGAATGTGGTTGGGGACTGCAGGTTTGCCTGCAGGGTCATTTCAAGCATCAAGCAGAAGACAGACACCTCTGACAAGAAGTTGCAGCTGATTAAGGACTATTGGCAGAAAGTGGAGTCCGAGCTGAGATCGATCGGCACCACGGCCCTGGAATTGTTGGATAAATATTTGATAGCCAGTGCAACTAGTCCAGAGACTGGTGTCTTCTATCTGAAAATGAAGGGTGGTTACTTCCAGTACCTTGCTGAAGTTGCATGTGGTGAGAATCAAAAACAAATGACAGATAATTTCCAAGGAGCTTACCAAGAGGCATTTGATATAAGCAAGAAAGAGATACAATCCACTCATCCAATCTGCCTGGGGCTTGCTGTTAACTTTTCGGTATTTTACTATGAGATTCATAATCACCCAGAGCTTGCCTGCACGCTGGCTAAAATGGCTTTTGATGAGGCCATTGCAGAACTTGATACACTGAATGAAGACTCATACAAAGACAGCACCCTCATTATGCAGTTGCTTAGAGACAACCTAACACTATGGACCTCAGACAGTGAAAGAGAAGAATGTGATGCAGCAGAAGGGGCTGAAACTAAACCCATGGTGCCATCCTTCTTCCCTTCAATAAAGCTTTTTACACATCTCCATTCCTTATTCCACTTGGATTTCCTATAG